CTACCGTTCTTCTCGTCCGGATTAAAAGAGTTTCCTTGATCGTCCTGCCAGCCGACTACTTGAACGAACTCCGCGACGAAGCTCGGTATGCTGCACTTGAGTATAGCCGCGTTGCCGCGTATCACGTACTCGTTGTTTACTTCGGACTGATAATACTGGTGTACAACTACAATAAACGGAAGTGGCGATAATCAGCCGCGTTGTAAGCGATGCGCGTTCGCTCGCGCGATTCTTCCACGCACTCGAGGCGATTATCTACACATGCACGGACTATGCAATGAAATCTGAAATGAACCATAACATTATCGATCTCATTGTTCCCTGGAAACCAGTGTACGCTCAACGTCGATATGGTTTTCGACCAAGTACGACGACATATGGAGAATATGGGCGAACGAAACGAGATTACTCCGTAACGAATAACAACGTTGAGACGCACGACGTTGACGACAGCTTCCGCGGTGACGTattcgtcgacgtcgtcgtcgtcgtctctcACCGAGCAGATCGATCCGTTAGGTCGCATCTTATACCGCAGCCGCGAGAGAGCTTAGAGAAGCTTGCATCCAGGAGAAGCACGTCGACACGACGCGTCGGCAAACGATCGGTGCACTTTGACTTTATGGCTGTGTGTGTAGTGTGTGTACGCCCGTTTCTACGCATGTGCGAGCACGCGAGTAGACGAGACAGACACGGGAGGAAAAAGCTAAACAGAGAGAGCGCGAAACTAGAGGTAGAGAGAAGGGTGAGGGAGGAACGTCTGACGTCCACGTCCACGTCGACGATGTGCTCCAATTATTTGGGCCAGCACGCTCCCCGGTAGAAATAACGAGCTGGAAAGAACGTTAACGAGATCGGTCGACGATGTTCTCGCGTGCATATACATTGATTATGCGAGCAGAGAGCAATTGACCTACGCTTTCGGTCCATTGCTCTATTTTCTATGGATTCGCGGATAGCTGCTTGCCGTTGATAATTGCTTCGATAAACGTCAGGCACGCGATCATTCGACGCGACGTCTGACGTTTCCTTGTAAATTCGTTAGATGCGTTATATGGGTTTCGCTACGTATAGAGAAGGTGGTAGATCTGCTCGAAAGAACGACGAGACGACCGGCTTAAACGTTAGATTCGATCGAATAACACGAGGACTACCGTAATCATCGCCAGGTACGAACTCCTCTCCCTGATCGGTATGCCAGGACAGAACCTTGACGAAATCGGCGACAAAGGACGGAACAACACACTTCAAAATGGCACTGTTCCCACGGATCGCGTACTCCTTGTTGACGTCTGTGTCGTAGTACTGCGCCACCACTGCGATTTCGtcgtttttaaaaaaaaataaagaactcGCGGTCGAAAATCGCGAGCGAACGCCGCTCTTCGGTCTCCGTTTCTCATTTCCAATATTTCGTACTCGAGAGTTTTGGCACTCGAGCCCTTTCAACTGGATCGTGCAACTGGGTCAACGATGCACATTCGCGCGAATTACAGCGTCCGatgaacgattaaaaatttgtgcAATATTTTCGAGAATTTCAAGCGGAAATGCCGAAACGAAATGGTCTCGCTAATTATAGATTTCCGTTCGAGTACCAGACCAGAAACCGATGAGCGGCGAGCGTTCTTGCGAACAACGGCGGCGGCAGCGATTACTCGTCGTGGAAGCCCTGCTCTAATTTTGCCTGATCGTTGGAGGAAACGGCGATAATTGCCACTGATGTAGTATGCTCACCGTACGTGTCGCGATAGATAAACGCGCAGTACTGACCCAAAAATGTACCAAATTATGTAGGTACTCGATCGTTCGCTGTTCGAAACAGCTGTAAAGAAAACGTTTTAAGTCTCCGTGCCTGGCCTATCTTTAACGTCGTACCACTGTCATCTTCAAAACTTAAATAACTTCTATAAGTAATCTGATAAAATTAATCCGTATAACATTTTTAGAGAAAGGAATCTTACGATAATATTGATCTATAAATCTCTTTTCTTACAGTTTGACAACGGCAAGACGCCTTTTACTTTTACTTCGTAGTCCATCAAAATTGGACCCAACTTTGTACACTGCGTTATTCCGTTAAAACTAGAAGAATAACAGATGGCCAGGCGACGGCGAGGGTTCCCGTGTAATTTTGGAATGGAAGAGGATAGCTACTTACCGGCTCTCACGTTAACATCTCGGCTGTGAACTGAACCTGCTGGGGAACGCGCCAAACAGCTGTAGACCTGAGCATGAACTTCTTGACGATAATCCTCGGCGCGGAAAGGAGGGAAGACCAAGTTTCCGTTTGGTAAGACCTGACACAAGAAGATTTTTTCATTTGCGAAAGAACGATCTAATAAGGCGGCAATTAATTCGACCTTCTTAATCGTTGAACGACTGACGTAGGATCGTTCGTTGCATCGGTAACGTAAACGCATAACACGTAGGTGTCCAAGCATTCGATAGTGGGAAGTCAATCGCTCTcgatgaaattgaaagatGGTACAAAGAAcgcaaagaaaaaatatggGAATTCTGGTAATTTGTTTGAAAAGAAAGGGAAGCACCTGTCTGAGTCCAGGAACGTCTCCAACAGCACTTCCGTCAGCACGAACCCAGATGATATCCGGTTGGGGGTTTCCTCTGGCCTGGCATTCGACAACAGCTCCGGTTCCGTTAGAGAAGTCAACTCGGTTTGGTGGTTCCTTGACGAATACTGGTCCCATGGATTCATCCTCAGCGCAAGCCACTACGGAAACAGAAAGAACCGCCTGCTTTATCAAGAGAACGCACCAACGATTTCGATCGTTCTCTCAGCTTCTTCGAGAGGCTATCATTCGCTATACAACGGAGCAGATGCAACGATATCGGAAGATCAATTAATCGAAACAGTCACTAACAAAAGGAACTTTAGTTGCGTGTCTTTCAGCCTTGCTTATCATCGGCCTCCGCCAGGATACGCGACACCCACGTTCAATTGGCGCGTCGCCAATTGCAGCAAACAACAGGTTGCCGGTCTGCTATTGAATAATATGCTATCAACGTCACGTGACCATAAGGGAGACGGCAATGCGTGATTCCTTTTCCGTCGCAGAGATCCCGATTTCATCGAAGTGCATCGACGAGAGTGGTCACGATCGAGAACGATCAGTGGTAAAGATCGGTATCGTGCCAACGATTATGATAAGATTCGGCTTTAAACTACATTACAAATTTTCTCGCACCAACGAAAGTGTTCTGGTGATTTGCTTTCTGGCTATCTCCAGCATCGATGCGAGTTTCCGCGTGTTTACGATTATACAAGAGTCCCTTGTTCCACTTTCGTGGTGCGTAACTGTCTACCGGTTTATAACGCACGGTTACAAGGCGAGAACGGATAAATGCAGCACGTTGTAAAATCCGAGTCACGGAGAACCGGTTAGCGAAACGTACGTCGCGCCGGCCAAGCGAACGACAAGAGGTGCGCAGGTACGAGGAACAGGTGTTCCGAagtttcgttttatcgaatcttAGCGCACATATCCCCTCCGCTTCTTTCTGTTTTCCCAGGTCTTGCATGGCTTCGAAGTCCATCTATTCTCGCATCGTTCCTTGCTCCCGCTTGTGTATCGTGCCAATCTAATTACATCCCTGCAGCCGTCATCGTTGTATAGAGTAAATTTAAACACGGAAGAAACGCAATAATTTCAAACAAGCATCGGATAGGCCTTTGAATGAACTGTTTGGTCATTAAGAAAACACGGTCGCAAACAAGCGAGAAGAAGGATTGATCGGTGACCTGGTAAAAGCCCGGTGTAAAAGCATTTTTCGTTAAGTTCCAGCATTACGCGCTTACGATCAAAGTATCACGGACGAGATTCTTACCGGTCGATAACCGCTCTGTAatctatatgtacatacatatataggcAAGCTTTGAGACGTCCGGATACCCTGCATCGAGAATATATTTCCAGCAAAGATACGCGTTTGTATGCGGCTGTAACGTGACGGTGTGTTGTCCGTTCACACGATGGAAATGATGCGCGTGTGACTCACGCGCCTACGCTTCCACGCGTGTGCGTTGGAGCTCGTAAGATCGTGACAGCCATAACAATCGAATAAAGGCTTTTGAAAAGCTCCGAGTCAACCACCGCACACCGGCAGCCAAAAAACGCGtctctcctctttttcttcaagTCCTCGTTTTGCAATTCACCGCGATGGCATATAAGCGCGAGGTCGAGTGGCGATAACTTATCGTCCATAAGTGTGTCGCTGGTGAACAATCCGCAGATCGTTTAAAACGGTAAGGGTCACGTCGACGAAAATATTCCCTTCGCCATTGGAAACTCGAAGGTATTCGAGCGTGCAACTTTCAGATCAAGTACGAGTTTCCCATCGTTTTGCTTGATTTCATtctgatttaattttaaaccTACTCTCTTGCGACTCTCTTGCTTCTAATAGAGCGAACATTTCTTTCCTTGCGGTACGACATGGTTTTTGTACACATATATTCCGCCGTTACATCTTTACTTCTTTATGCTTTATTGGAAAGTATCTTCCACCGTCTGTCGAATCATCGCCAAGGCGCCTCGTGTTGGGAGTATGACGGGCGCAAAATCAAAGGATTCACCTGGCGGGGAACGGTGCTCAGGCAAACTACAATTCTCTTTCAAGCACAGCCGTCGGTTCTGGGAACAGCAGCTGTTCCTTTCCCTTGGTTTCCTCCTTCTCCCCTCTCTCTTGATCTTTTCTTCAGCAGCTGCAGTCCGTGCTCCGTTTCTACCTACCTACGCCTCTCGTGGACCTTTCACGAGCTGACGGATGCGAAATGAAGCAACGCGAGATTGCATCGACTACCGTCTAACTGGTTTCTCATCCGTCCTCCTCACCAGCCGACGAAATTGTACCACGAATCACACAGAACCTAAAGATTTATGCAAAATACGGACATGATTCTACATTCTGTGATTCtactgaatattttatatgttgtatcatatatatatgaatatgttGAAACTATTCGAGAGAAACGAGACAAGCAGGCTGTTTTTCGTCTCCCAACGTGTCCTTTCAAAGAAGATCAAAAAACTTTCTATCTTAGGGACTCGCGACGTTGATAGCAGCTGTAAAATTCACCAGTCTCGCTATGATTAATCCTCCTATTGATCGTGCACGTTCAGAGAACGTGTTATCCCGAAGATTGCTAAACGAAAGATAAATTACCGCATCAGCTGCTGACCTCACGGCTTGCATCGTGTCATACGTGCTTGATGCGAATACGATTAGATGGACAAGATTGGAACGCAGTGACGCATTCTTTCGACgcattattttactcttaATAACTCAACTACTTCCTTGCAAATCAAGATATTGTTACGAGATAGAGATCGAGATAAAGATCAATTTCATTCGAAGGAAGAAGTATCACGGCTCATGGTCATCGCTTACCATTGCTACTgcgacatatgtatatttttaaagctAGTTGACTCACCGTTCGTCAATGCCAGAAGAGCCAATAGAAGCATCGTCGTTAGATAGGTGGGTATATTACACCCCCCTCCTGGTGGATCACGCCACATTCTGATCCTGTCTTCCTTGATCGCACTGATTCTCACCTGATTTCACAGAAAAACACGCGAGCTTGAAACTGGACGATTCACCAGAAAAATAACATCACGCAGACGTGATCGCAACAGCCTCGCGTTGCCTTGGCGACAAAGTGAAAAGAAACTATGTATCTCTTAATTGTAAGTCGTTTCCCGTCTGGAAGGAGATGCACGCGAGTTCCTCTTTGTGACACCGATGGATATATCCAATTCCTTTCCTTTATGAGTGACCTCCGTCCGGTTCAAGGCCAACTGGATCGGCCGGCTAATGCTCCAGCTCCGTTCGCTGGTTCTATATAACACGATGATCGCGCCGAATTTTTTGCAAGCTTGTCACGAAGATCGCCATGCTTGACTACAAGCAGTGCATGCCATTAAGCGGAAGCGGAACACGTCGTCGGTCGTACTTAATAGTTTCCTACGTTTCTACATTCTTATACGACCGATATTTTATCGCGATGCTAGTCAAAGCAGCGTGACTTCTTTCTTGGCGAAGCTGAAAAGAAACGAGGCGATGTATGCGGGAATGGAGCCTTATTGAAATTTGCGCTGCAGCTGAGCGAGATCCTGGAGGGAGTGCATGTGCTTTCGGCTGGCTGAAATCACGATGATATACGAGGCCTGTGCGCGTTGGTGTTTTAAGCGGGCTAAAAAGCGAAGCGGACGAAAACgggggaagaaaaaagaaaaaaaaccagggaaaaaggaaatcaATGCGTGGAAACTGAAAGTGCGCGAAGCCTTTAGTGTCCGTCGGCTCGTGCTAATCCCTAGAACTCTAGAACACGTTGCCGGCCGTTTTTCAAAAGCACCggtgatacagcgtgcacgtGCTGAATCGTTGATAGCATGGGTTAGGTAGAAAGAAGACAGCGAACGGGAGAGGCGAACTACGCAAGAGCAGCAAGAAGAGAGACGgagcaagagaaagagaaagggcgGCGGAAGAACGGAGTAGTGCGGTTCGTCACGGAACTGCTCCCTCTCGGCGGGTTTATTGATCGCAGGGTGCGGAGCGGACCAATCTACCCCTCGTGCGGCGTACGCCATGCTTGCTGGTATTTGCCCGAACCAGTCCGCTTGCTTGCCAGTCTGCCCGATTCTCCGCTCCTTCGTCAGCCTTTGCTAAATCCGGGAAACTCGTCTCTGAGCTTATAAAATTCTGCATGACTCGCTACCTGGACCACAAATACTGCTCTCCTTCGTTGTCGCGATCATTGTCTCGAAAGATGCAGATACAGAAAGGGATCTTGACCGACGACGAATAAGTGACGccgttcgtttaattaatccCGATGTCAGCAGTATTACAACGAATAGATCTGGGCCATCTAACGTCTATCAAGCTTCGAGGAAGGTCACCACCCTTATACGCGACGCCGGTGGACCGTATCGTCTTTTTATCCCATAccgatctttctttttaagaaaaaaCAATGCTTTCCTTCGTGtcgaaaattaaaagagatGTTTCTCGATAGCAGCATGTACCCGACCTCAAACAGTGATTCTTCTGCAGTGTCCATTGAATCGTTTTAAAGTTGCATGTAGAGACTGTGCGTCAGCCAATGCAGTGCACTTGGGCAAAAAGTCGCGTGCTGTCTCTTCTTCGCTGGCGTTCGCGATTCTTTGTACTTTAAGATGAAACGACCGGTTTAAGAATTTCGTTCAACCTCTCGGGTGACAATCGCTGAGTACATCGACCTATGTTCTACGAAGAATACCAAGAATACAATCACGTCAATGAGCTGTTGCGATCACGAGCTGTTGCGAGAGAACGCTAAAAGCACGAAGCTTTCAATCGTAAATGATAACCCGCAGTAAAATCACACTCTTCATCCACAGGAACACATGCACACACGTACACACCCACGAGAGATTTCGCAAATTCTCGATAGACTACCAGGGACCTTTTTAAATTGACCCTATCTGGCTCTTGCGATAATCGCGCGAATTTCGAGTAGGCGAAACCCTTCGAGCATGATTCACGCGTGCGATCGTTATACCACATTGCTTTTCACCGGTTTACGTACCGACGACACGTCGATTAAATCGCAGAGATACACGCTGACCACACGGGTTTAGCGAACAGAACGAACACTCTAGGTCCGTAGACGACCAAAGAGTGCGGCGAGGAGCGTCGTTTGCTTCGGGACGGGACAGCGGCTGCTCCACAGGATCTCGAGGTCGACGGTGGGGGGTCGCCTGTGGTTCGCTGTTGCCTCTCATTGTGGTGGGGATGCCGTTTGGTCGACCTTTGTTGCGCGCGACGGAAGCTATGGCGGTCTGCGTACTTTCGCACCGAATTCACTAATTGTAATTGTACCATGTTTATGCCCCGTCACGTCGCCAAATTTCACTTCCTCAAAGCATTTTTGACACGATAAATGGCCCTGCTTAATAAACCATGCCAATTTCTCGCGGCACGTTCCTGGCACCTAGccttcaaccctgtagataaaGTTTCGCTGCTGTTTTATCATGGTGAACTTTGACTCGAAACGATGTCTGGCAAATCTTTTCATCGAAATAATGTTctgataaaaaaattgaaattaaaaaaatatttcgatatactTTAAGAAATACTTGAAAGTGTGTTTTGTATTTGATTTTATtcaattcatatatatatgctgTAAATGTCGTTCTTTGGTGATACTTGAGACTCCATATTGTCAAgactttcaaatatttaaatgattcATTTCATACGAGTCTAAGGACTCGATGAATGAAAGTTGAAAGCACCGCTATGTCGTGACGTAAAGGAGCGTCGTCGAGACACGTCATTGAAAGATGACTGCTTTATTGATAAGTTTTCCGAAGCCGCGTGGATTGCTGCGCTACCTTTGTTTGTGCGACGCTTGATAAGGAAGGATTCGTTTGTGGCACGTCTCTCCATCGAGTATTGCTGTCAACCATGGTCGAGAGAGAACAgacaaaaaaagatataaaagaattagcgaaaaatgataaGTATTCGATTTTGCTTCCAACCTACAACGAAGTCGAGAATTTACCCATAATTGTATGGCTTATCGTGAAGTATATGGATGAGAGGTAACTATTATGGCAACATAACCTCAAATCTAAGAAAAGTCATCCCTTCTGTACGGTGTAATTAGACAATTATAAGTATGAGATCAAAACGATTGATCAGTCAAGCGATAATATGCAACATTCTAGCGAACTTGATTATGAGATTATCGTGATAGACGATGGTTCACCAGATGGAACATTGGACATGGCCAAACAGCTGCAAAATGTATATGgagaaaacaaaattgttttgagaccgagagaaaaaaaacttGGACTAGGCACTGCTTACATGCATGGAATTAAACATGCTACAGGGAACTTTATTGTCATTATGGATGCAGATTTGTCTCATCATGTATTTACCTTTGTCTTTGAGAAGAAACTTGCCTTAAgaataatattgaatataacatatattcttatttttatagcCCAAATTTATACCAAAAATGATAGAGCAGCAGAGATATCTTGATCTAGATATCGTTAGTGGTACCAGGTATGAGCAAGGTGGTGGAGTTTATGGCTGGgatttcaagagaaaattaataagtAGGGGAGCAAATTTCTTGACTCAACTGTTGCTGAGGCCAGGTGCCAGTGATCTCACAGGAAGTTTTAGGCAAATAACTTAGACGTTAATTTTACGTGAatttgttataacattctatacatacatatcttACAGTACTGAAATTGCAGGCTATACAAAAAAGATGTACTAGAGAAACTTATTCAGTCCTGTATATCAAAGGGATACGTCTTCCAGATGGAGATGATTGTAAGAGCTAGGCAATTCAAATATACCATAGGAGAAGTTCCAATCACATTCGTCGACCGTGTTTATGGAGAATCAAAGCTGGGAGGATCAGAAATTTTCCAGTTTGCAAAAGGTCTTCTGTATCTCTTTGCAACAACGTAATATAACACgcaataagaaaagaaatgaaaataatcatttctcatattttgaaaaagaaagatatataaatcaaaatgtctataaataaaaaattgtatattaatgtacgttttttaaataaacactTAAGTTATATGCACTAATCGATATGTTTTAATCCAGGACAGTCCctttttttgaaattaataaagtatgaAAGCATGCTTTAAAAATGGGGAAGCACGTGTATGCACACGTGGTCGTCAATGAGAGACACGATAGTCACGATACGCGTATAACGATTCTAGCAAGCGATTCCACCCTCGCCGCACCCTCTGACGTCACGCAGCCTCCGTTTATTGATCCATTACAAAATTACAGTCTATATTTCGACTTGAGCAGAATGCAAGACGGTGCTACAATGTGCCATGTACAGAAACTAGCCAAGATGTGAAAAAAATACCCAACGCTATAAACGCTATCTACGCGtaatcatatataatataacaaaataaactTCCAGAATTAATCCacatgtatttttttatatatttataaataagtaagaataattttttattatataaaatcaagCGACAAAAGGACCTTCAACATCCTATTTATCACGGCTATTTTATCATCCCCTTTGGAAACGTCGAATTTGTTCTAAAAAAATGTTACCAAATCGTGCTGTTCCAATCGGTCACTGGATTTTTCGTTTCTCGATAAGAGATCTTAAAAATACGAGAGTGTCTAGTCTGGCAAGCGAAAATGCTCGAGGTCTCGAGATCAGAGTATCCGTTTGCGGAACGGGTGCAGTTAGTCAGTTCTGTCGCAAGCTTCGCCGCGGCCAGACGTGCAAGTGGCGTTGCCTACGTGCCGGGGTGAAACTTGCTAGCACCCCCTTATCGAGCTTTCAGATGGCTGTGGTTTTTAGATTTTGACGTTTTCTTCATTTCCCCTTCTCCTGTTGtacacgtttctttttttgccgTCTTCGTTCTAGTATATATGGTACCGATACGTTGTTTTCGTCGCTAGGACGTCACCCCCGACATGCCACGAAAAATCGGATTCAACGTCGTGTACGCAACCAGTAAGAGAACATCAGATTGTGATTGTGGAATATATCGAACGATGATAACCTCGAGGTGTATAAATTACTGCAGATCCGAGGATTGACAGCGCAAAGATATACGATAAAATAGTATTCATCGGTATTAATCGGAAGGGTATAAAATTGCGAAATCGTTTGCACACGCgaacatcgatttttttttctgtccACGCGGAaaagatttcatttttctaaaatttctgcTTCAGAAGAAAACAAGTTAACAACAACGACTCGACACGTGCTTCACCGCGTCTCATTACAGATTATATAGATTGCCCTCGAACGTAATGAAGCTGTAATCGATGCCTGGATAACACCTTACCGAgctattaaatattagatcAAGTATTTTCGATTATACGTATGTAAC
The DNA window shown above is from Bombus fervidus isolate BK054 chromosome 8, iyBomFerv1, whole genome shotgun sequence and carries:
- the Dpm1 gene encoding dolichyl-phosphate mannosyltransferase subunit 1, giving the protein MVEREQTKKDIKELAKNDKYSILLPTYNEVENLPIIVWLIVKYMDESELDYEIIVIDDGSPDGTLDMAKQLQNVYGENKIVLRPREKKLGLGTAYMHGIKHATGNFIVIMDADLSHHPKFIPKMIEQQRYLDLDIVSGTRYEQGGGVYGWDFKRKLISRGANFLTQLLLRPGASDLTGSFRLYKKDVLEKLIQSCISKGYVFQMEMIVRARQFKYTIGEVPITFVDRVYGESKLGGSEIFQFAKGLLYLFATT